The following proteins come from a genomic window of Malus domestica chromosome 02, GDT2T_hap1:
- the LOC103401377 gene encoding laccase-11-like isoform X2 codes for MASICLRNRFLCAFMFIFFEFLGLITSLAEAAIKKYQFDYSVHGFQIDNILFGILQVQVKNVSRLCHAKPIVTVNGRFPGPTIYVREGDRLQINVTNHAQYNMSIHWHGLKQYRNGWADGPAYVTQCPIQTGSSYTYDFNVTGQRGTLWWHAHILWLRATVYGAIVIMPKQGTPFPFAQPYRETKIILGEWWNVDVETFVNKANSLGLPPNSSDAHTINGKPGPLFPCSEKHTFAMEVEQGKTYLLRIINAALNDELFFAIAGHNLTVVEVDALYTKPFTTQAILIAPGQTTNVLVKANQASGRYFMAARPFMDAPVPVDNKTATAIFQYRGVPNTVLPSLPQLPNPNDTSFALSYNKKLRSLNSPNFPANVPLKVDRKLFYTIGFGKESCPSCINGTRFVASLNNISFEMPQVGLLQAHYFNLKGVFKTDFPDRPSTVFNYTGAPLTANLGTSTGTRLSKIAFNSTVELVLQDTNLLTVESHPFHLHGYNFFVVGNGIGNFDPAKEPAKYNLVDPVERNTVGVPTGGWTAIRFRADNPGVWFIHCHLELHTGWGLKTAFVVEDGPGSDQSVLPPPKDLPPC; via the exons TACTCCGTTCATGGTTTTCAAATCGATAACATTCTCTTTGGGATTTTGCAGGTCCAAGTGAAGAACGTGAGCAGATTGTGCCATGCAAAACCGATTGTTACTGTAAATGGAAGGTTTCCGGGACCTACGATCTATGTCCGAGAAGGTGACAGACTTCAAATCAATGTTACAAACCATGCTCAATACAACATGTCCATTCACTG GCATGGATTGAAGCAGTATCGAAACGGTTGGGCAGACGGACCGGCTTATGTGACGCAATGTCCGATCCAGACCGGAAGTAGCTACACTTACGACTTCAATGTGACAGGGCAAAGAGGAACTCTGTGGTGGCATGCACACATTCTTTGGCTAAGGGCTACAGTCTATGGAGCAATTGTCATCATGCCTAAACAAGGAACTCCATTCCCGTTCGCACAGCCATACAGGGAAACTAAGATTATTCTCGGCGAATGGTGGAATGTCGATGTCGAAACCTTTGTCAACAAAGCAAACAGCTTGGGGTTGCCACCAAACTCGTCAGATGCTCACACTATCAACGGGAAGCCAGGGCCATTGTTTCCTTGCTCTGAGAAAC ATACTTTTGCAATGGAGGTTGAGCAAGGGAAGACCTATCTCCTCAGAATCATCAATGCCGCTCTCAACGACGAACTTTTCTTCGCCATTGCTGGACACAATCTGACAGTGGTGGAGGTTGATGCACTTTACACCAAACCCTTCACTACTCAAGCCATACTAATCGCACCAGGCCAGACCACAAACGTTTTGGTCAAAGCCAATCAAGCTTCAGGCAGATACTTCATGGCCGCCAGACCTTTCATGGATGCTCCGGTTCCCGTCGACAACAAGACAGCCACAGCCATCTTCCAATACAGAGGAGTTCCGAACACCGTCCTGCCAAGCCTTCCGCAACTGCCTAACCCTAATGACACGTCCTTCGCTTTAAGCTACAATAAGAAGCTCAGAAGCCTAAACAGTCCAAACTTTCCGGCCAATGTGCCTCTCAAAGTCGACCGGAAACTCTTCTACACCATTGGTTTCGGGAAAGAATCGTGCCCTAGTTGCATAAACGGAACAAGATTTGTTGCTTCCTTGAACAACATCTCTTTCGAGATGCCTCAGGTCGGGCTTCTGCAAGCACATTACTTCAATCTCAAAGGGGTGTTCAAAACCGACTTCCCAGATAGGCCTTCAACTGTATTCAACTACACTGGTGCACCACTCACAGCCAATCTTGGGACATCAACTGGAACTAGGCTGAGCAAGATTGCTTTCAATTCGACAGTTGAGCTGGTTTTACAAGACACGAATCTCCTAACTGTGGAGTCGCATCCGTTCCATCTCCACGGATACAACTTCTTTGTTGTTGGAAATGGGATTGGGAATTTTGATCCTGCCAAGGAACCTGCTAAGTACAACTTGGTTGATCCTGTTGAGAGAAATACAGTTGGAGTTCCCACAGGTGGTTGGACCGCCATTCGATTTAGAGCTGATAATCCAG GCGTTTGGTTCATACACTGTCACTTGGAGCTTCACACTGGCTGGGGACTGAAAACAGCTTTCGTCGTAGAAGATGGACCAGGATCGGATCAATCTGTTCTGCCTCCGCCTAAGGATCTTCCGCCTTGCTGA
- the LOC103401377 gene encoding laccase-11-like isoform X1, whose protein sequence is MASICLRNRFLCTFVFIFFGFLGLITSPAEAAIKKYQFDVQVKNVSRLCHAKPIVTVNGRFPGPTIYVREGDRLQINVTNHAQYNMSIHWHGLKQYRNGWADGPAYVTQCPIQTGSSYTYDFNVTGQRGTLWWHAHILWLRATVYGAIVIMPKQGTPFPFAQPYRETKIILGEWWNVDVETFVNKANSLGLPPNSSDAHTINGKPGPLFPCSEKHTFAMEVEQGKTYLLRIINAALNDELFFAIAGHNLTVVEVDALYTKPFTTQAILIAPGQTTNVLVKANQASGRYFMAARPFMDAPVPVDNKTATAIFQYRGVPNTVLPSLPQLPNPNDTSFALSYNKKLRSLNSPNFPANVPLKVDRKLFYTIGFGKESCPSCINGTRFVASLNNISFEMPQVGLLQAHYFNLKGVFKTDFPDRPSTVFNYTGAPLTANLGTSTGTRLSKIAFNSTVELVLQDTNLLTVESHPFHLHGYNFFVVGNGIGNFDPAKEPAKYNLVDPVERNTVGVPTGGWTAIRFRADNPGVWFIHCHLELHTGWGLKTAFVVEDGPGSDQSVLPPPKDLPPC, encoded by the exons ATGGCTAGCATCTGCCTCCGGAACAGGTTTCTGTGCACGTTCGTGTTTATTTTCTTCGGGTTTCTTGGCTTAATCACTTCTCCTGCTGAAGCTGCCATCAAGAAATACCAGTTTGAT GTCCAAGTGAAGAACGTGAGCAGATTGTGCCATGCAAAACCGATTGTTACTGTAAATGGAAGGTTTCCGGGACCTACGATCTATGTCCGAGAAGGTGACAGACTTCAAATCAATGTTACAAACCATGCTCAATACAACATGTCCATTCACTG GCATGGATTGAAGCAGTATCGAAACGGTTGGGCAGACGGACCGGCTTATGTGACGCAATGTCCGATCCAGACCGGAAGTAGCTACACTTACGACTTCAATGTGACAGGGCAAAGAGGAACTCTGTGGTGGCATGCACACATTCTTTGGCTAAGGGCTACAGTCTATGGAGCAATTGTCATCATGCCTAAACAAGGAACTCCATTCCCGTTCGCACAGCCATACAGGGAAACTAAGATTATTCTCGGCGAATGGTGGAATGTCGATGTCGAAACCTTTGTCAACAAAGCAAACAGCTTGGGGTTGCCACCAAACTCGTCAGATGCTCACACTATCAACGGGAAGCCAGGGCCATTGTTTCCTTGCTCTGAGAAAC ATACTTTTGCAATGGAGGTTGAGCAAGGGAAGACCTATCTCCTCAGAATCATCAATGCCGCTCTCAACGACGAACTTTTCTTCGCCATTGCTGGACACAATCTGACAGTGGTGGAGGTTGATGCACTTTACACCAAACCCTTCACTACTCAAGCCATACTAATCGCACCAGGCCAGACCACAAACGTTTTGGTCAAAGCCAATCAAGCTTCAGGCAGATACTTCATGGCCGCCAGACCTTTCATGGATGCTCCGGTTCCCGTCGACAACAAGACAGCCACAGCCATCTTCCAATACAGAGGAGTTCCGAACACCGTCCTGCCAAGCCTTCCGCAACTGCCTAACCCTAATGACACGTCCTTCGCTTTAAGCTACAATAAGAAGCTCAGAAGCCTAAACAGTCCAAACTTTCCGGCCAATGTGCCTCTCAAAGTCGACCGGAAACTCTTCTACACCATTGGTTTCGGGAAAGAATCGTGCCCTAGTTGCATAAACGGAACAAGATTTGTTGCTTCCTTGAACAACATCTCTTTCGAGATGCCTCAGGTCGGGCTTCTGCAAGCACATTACTTCAATCTCAAAGGGGTGTTCAAAACCGACTTCCCAGATAGGCCTTCAACTGTATTCAACTACACTGGTGCACCACTCACAGCCAATCTTGGGACATCAACTGGAACTAGGCTGAGCAAGATTGCTTTCAATTCGACAGTTGAGCTGGTTTTACAAGACACGAATCTCCTAACTGTGGAGTCGCATCCGTTCCATCTCCACGGATACAACTTCTTTGTTGTTGGAAATGGGATTGGGAATTTTGATCCTGCCAAGGAACCTGCTAAGTACAACTTGGTTGATCCTGTTGAGAGAAATACAGTTGGAGTTCCCACAGGTGGTTGGACCGCCATTCGATTTAGAGCTGATAATCCAG GCGTTTGGTTCATACACTGTCACTTGGAGCTTCACACTGGCTGGGGACTGAAAACAGCTTTCGTCGTAGAAGATGGACCAGGATCGGATCAATCTGTTCTGCCTCCGCCTAAGGATCTTCCGCCTTGCTGA